Proteins encoded within one genomic window of Terriglobales bacterium:
- a CDS encoding DinB family protein, whose amino-acid sequence MNRTFTEAGRELNQVLDAVTVDLTRFSESQAAQPWAPGKWTRKQVIGHLIDSASNNHQRFVRGVQSKGTALPSYDQEFCIRFQAPNDVPWPVLLGLWTNYNRYLAHVIGAIPQDAAAYPMNIGDNPRTSLLWIAVDYVEHLKHHLNQVLGQRFTTAYPNTPEI is encoded by the coding sequence ATGAATCGCACCTTCACCGAAGCCGGCCGCGAGCTGAACCAGGTCCTTGACGCCGTTACCGTGGACCTCACCCGGTTCTCCGAATCGCAAGCCGCACAGCCCTGGGCCCCGGGTAAGTGGACCCGCAAGCAGGTCATCGGACATTTGATCGACTCGGCCAGCAACAACCATCAGCGCTTCGTCCGCGGCGTGCAGAGCAAGGGAACCGCGCTGCCCAGCTACGACCAGGAGTTCTGTATCCGCTTTCAGGCGCCGAACGACGTCCCCTGGCCCGTCCTGCTCGGACTGTGGACCAACTACAACCGCTACCTGGCGCACGTGATCGGCGCGATTCCGCAGGACGCAGCCGCCTACCCGATGAACATCGGCGACAACCCGCGCACATCATTGCTCTGGATCGCAGTCGATTACGTGGAGCACCTCAAGCACCACTTGAACCAGGTGCTGGGCCAGCGCTTCACCACCGCCTACCCGAACACACCGGAGATTTGA
- a CDS encoding DUF4038 domain-containing protein, with the protein MKIALRVAAAVVLVAVAAIAQGTSPAPRLKVSTDGRWLQYSAGVPSSIYLGNTAWEIFARLTREQADLYLAKPRRQGIHRDPGQRAGGREHGGRSQCVRRQAAD; encoded by the coding sequence ATGAAAATTGCGCTGCGCGTCGCCGCGGCGGTTGTTCTCGTCGCGGTTGCGGCCATTGCCCAAGGCACATCACCGGCGCCGCGGCTCAAGGTCAGCACCGACGGCCGCTGGCTGCAGTACAGCGCCGGCGTCCCTTCTTCTATTTATTTAGGCAACACAGCCTGGGAAATCTTCGCGCGGCTGACGCGTGAGCAGGCCGACCTTTACCTGGCGAAACCGCGCCGCCAAGGGATTCACCGTGATCCAGGCCAGCGCGCTGGCGGGCGAGAGCACGGTGGACGATCCCAATGCGTACGGCGACAAGCCGCTGATTGA
- a CDS encoding UbiD family decarboxylase yields the protein MAYNDLRDWIAALERAGELKRVKAECDPILEITEITDRVSKRTPPGPALLFENVKGYAGMPLLINQFGSARRMCLALGVDSLDQVAERIRGFLEVKSPQGLLDKVKMLPMLADMGAIFPKTVSSGPCKEVIKRDKFSVFDFPVLQCWPRDAGRFITLPCVITRDPKSGKRNVGMYRMQLYDDRTVGMHWQRQKVGAEHYREAMRRAAAGETGPDAPRAVDIMARSGGGSVVPPGEVPHGKLEVAVAIGAEPALTFSAIVPAPPEVEEFVIAGFLRNKPIELVKCETVDLEVPASAEIVLEGHVHLDELRAEGPFGDHTGFYSLEDLYPVMRITCITHRRNPVYATTIVGKPPMEDAWMGKAVERIFLPLMRLTIPELVDVNLPVEGIFHNLMIVSIRKSYPGQARKVMNAIWSLGQAMFTKVIVVVDEDVNVQDIREVALKALNHIDPERDIQFTLGPIDSLDHASRLPNFGSKMGIDATRKWSTEGFTRPWPGEITMSPEIKAIVDKRWKELGIE from the coding sequence ATGGCTTACAACGACCTGCGGGATTGGATCGCTGCCCTCGAGCGCGCCGGCGAACTCAAGCGCGTCAAGGCCGAGTGCGATCCCATCCTCGAGATCACCGAGATCACCGACCGCGTCTCCAAGCGCACGCCGCCCGGCCCCGCGCTGCTCTTTGAAAACGTTAAGGGATACGCGGGCATGCCTCTCCTTATTAATCAGTTTGGCTCCGCGCGGCGCATGTGCCTGGCGCTTGGCGTGGACTCACTCGACCAGGTCGCCGAGCGTATCCGCGGCTTCCTGGAAGTGAAGAGCCCGCAGGGCCTGCTCGACAAAGTAAAGATGCTGCCCATGCTGGCCGATATGGGCGCCATCTTCCCCAAGACGGTGAGCAGCGGGCCGTGCAAGGAAGTCATCAAGCGCGACAAGTTCTCTGTATTCGATTTCCCAGTTTTGCAATGCTGGCCGCGGGACGCCGGCCGCTTCATCACCCTGCCGTGCGTGATTACGCGCGACCCGAAGTCCGGCAAGCGCAACGTCGGCATGTACCGCATGCAGCTCTACGACGACCGCACTGTGGGCATGCACTGGCAGCGGCAGAAGGTCGGGGCGGAGCACTATCGCGAAGCCATGCGCCGGGCGGCCGCCGGCGAGACCGGCCCCGACGCGCCTCGTGCCGTCGACATCATGGCGCGCAGCGGCGGCGGAAGCGTGGTTCCGCCGGGCGAAGTGCCGCACGGCAAGCTCGAAGTCGCGGTCGCCATCGGCGCCGAGCCCGCGCTTACGTTCTCCGCAATCGTGCCCGCGCCGCCCGAGGTCGAAGAATTCGTCATCGCCGGCTTTTTGCGCAACAAGCCCATCGAGCTGGTGAAGTGCGAGACGGTGGACCTGGAAGTGCCGGCATCGGCGGAAATCGTCCTCGAGGGCCACGTTCACCTCGACGAACTCCGCGCCGAGGGCCCCTTCGGCGACCACACAGGCTTCTACTCGCTCGAAGACCTCTACCCGGTGATGCGCATCACCTGCATCACGCACCGCCGCAATCCGGTTTATGCGACGACCATCGTGGGCAAGCCGCCAATGGAAGACGCATGGATGGGCAAGGCCGTGGAGCGCATCTTCCTGCCGCTGATGCGCCTCACCATTCCCGAGCTGGTGGACGTGAACCTGCCCGTGGAAGGCATTTTCCACAATTTGATGATCGTGAGCATCCGCAAGTCCTATCCGGGACAGGCGCGCAAAGTCATGAACGCCATCTGGTCGCTCGGCCAGGCAATGTTCACCAAGGTCATCGTGGTCGTGGACGAAGACGTGAATGTGCAGGACATTCGCGAGGTTGCGCTCAAGGCGCTGAACCACATTGATCCCGAGCGCGACATCCAGTTCACCCTCGGCCCCATCGATTCACTTGACCACGCCTCGCGCCTGCCCAACTTCGGCTCCAAGATGGGCATCGATGCCACCCGCAAATGGTCCACCGAAGGCTTCACCCGCCCCTGGCCCGGCGAGATCACCATGTCGCCGGAGATCAAGGCGATCGTGGACAAGAGGTGGAAAGAGCTGGGGATTGAATAG
- a CDS encoding prepilin-type N-terminal cleavage/methylation domain-containing protein, giving the protein MKKRRKSLGFTLVEVMMAMVILTVGLLALLALFAQAVATMQVAQEDQIAKQKAREALESVYSARNDTSISYASIQNVSNGGIFKDGFQPLYLPGANGVAGTVSDTSTLDRIITPGNDGLMGTADDVVLPLSNYRRQIAISPVYLADGSVNPNMRKLVVTVQVFSPGRGTRNYSVSGYISRFP; this is encoded by the coding sequence GTGAAAAAACGCCGGAAATCGCTCGGGTTTACGCTGGTTGAAGTCATGATGGCGATGGTCATTCTGACCGTCGGCCTGCTGGCGCTGCTGGCGCTGTTCGCGCAGGCGGTGGCCACCATGCAGGTCGCGCAGGAAGACCAGATTGCAAAGCAGAAGGCGCGCGAGGCCCTCGAGTCGGTCTACAGCGCGCGTAATGACACTTCGATTTCGTACGCCTCGATTCAGAACGTCAGCAACGGCGGCATCTTCAAGGACGGCTTCCAACCCCTCTACCTGCCCGGCGCCAATGGCGTGGCGGGGACGGTGTCCGACACCAGCACCCTGGACCGCATCATCACCCCAGGAAACGACGGTTTGATGGGAACGGCCGACGACGTGGTGCTTCCGCTTTCAAACTACCGGCGGCAGATCGCGATCTCACCCGTGTATCTGGCCGATGGTAGCGTGAATCCGAACATGCGCAAGCTGGTGGTCACAGTCCAGGTCTTCTCGCCTGGCCGGGGCACGCGCAATTACTCGGTCAGCGGATACATCTCGAGGTTCCCATGA
- a CDS encoding type II toxin-antitoxin system prevent-host-death family antitoxin, whose translation MRKTAGPARRTVGAFEAKTHFNSLLAEVAGGSEIEITRRGVPVARMVPVPARPTMSVQQVVKEFKRLRKGRTLGGLSIRELINEGRRF comes from the coding sequence ATGAGGAAGACGGCTGGGCCCGCCCGCAGGACGGTAGGCGCGTTTGAGGCGAAGACCCACTTCAATTCGTTGCTGGCAGAAGTCGCCGGAGGAAGCGAAATCGAGATTACCCGACGCGGCGTACCCGTCGCGCGTATGGTGCCCGTTCCAGCCCGGCCAACCATGAGTGTTCAGCAGGTCGTCAAGGAGTTCAAGCGGTTGCGCAAAGGGCGTACCTTGGGCGGGCTCTCGATTCGCGAACTGATCAATGAAGGACGCCGGTTTTGA
- a CDS encoding DUF1326 domain-containing protein codes for MKRLPQIALLLVAVVALMASSPANPAWRMKADYIEACSCHLFCPCYFNKHAEHPHCEFNMAVKVREGHSGNTNLAGAKYWLTGDLGDEWGTNKKGSWVVVSFDPSTTKEQRDALAPMILKTYGLEWGELKVQEAPIEMSKTGDIVEAKLAGGKDAYMKLKREPGADGKGVVLKNVNYFGAKSNDGFEMYRSIEHRADVQGHQFNYSDRNAFLITIDSQDGGAGGMGGSKPGGK; via the coding sequence GTGAAGAGACTACCGCAAATCGCTTTGCTGCTGGTGGCGGTGGTTGCGCTGATGGCGTCGAGCCCGGCGAACCCCGCCTGGCGCATGAAGGCCGACTACATCGAAGCATGCAGTTGCCACCTGTTCTGTCCCTGTTACTTCAACAAACATGCGGAGCATCCCCACTGCGAATTCAACATGGCCGTGAAGGTCCGCGAAGGACATAGCGGCAACACCAACCTGGCCGGCGCCAAGTACTGGCTCACCGGCGACCTGGGCGATGAGTGGGGCACCAACAAAAAGGGTTCGTGGGTCGTGGTCTCGTTCGATCCGTCCACGACCAAAGAACAACGCGATGCGCTGGCGCCCATGATCCTGAAAACGTATGGCCTGGAATGGGGCGAACTGAAAGTGCAGGAAGCGCCCATCGAGATGAGCAAGACGGGCGACATAGTGGAAGCCAAGCTGGCCGGCGGCAAGGACGCGTACATGAAGCTGAAGCGCGAACCCGGGGCCGACGGCAAGGGCGTGGTGCTGAAGAACGTGAATTACTTTGGCGCCAAGAGCAACGACGGCTTTGAGATGTATCGCTCGATCGAGCATCGCGCCGACGTGCAGGGCCACCAGTTCAACTATTCCGACCGCAACGCCTTCCTGATCACGATTGACTCGCAGGATGGCGGGGCGGGCGGAATGGGCGGATCCAAGCCTGGCGGGAAGTAG
- a CDS encoding DinB family protein, with the protein MLRPFAAGAIMEISRIETFLSYFDNIHARTMRVARCSPPDKLNWSYAPQKWTLGDLLRHIAAVKRYVFAENVQGRPSAYHGCGPELADGYNAVLAFMERMHAESVETFRRLTPELLATKTSTADGTPIATWKWLRAAVEHECHHRGQVYMYLGMLGVQTPPIFGLTSEEMRSLSVPPR; encoded by the coding sequence TTGCTGCGGCCCTTCGCCGCCGGAGCCATCATGGAAATCAGCCGCATAGAAACGTTCCTCTCGTACTTCGACAACATCCACGCCCGCACCATGCGTGTGGCGCGCTGCTCGCCGCCCGACAAGCTCAACTGGTCGTACGCGCCACAGAAGTGGACGCTGGGTGACCTGCTGCGTCACATCGCCGCCGTCAAGCGCTACGTCTTCGCCGAGAACGTGCAGGGCAGGCCCTCCGCGTACCACGGCTGCGGGCCTGAGCTGGCCGACGGCTACAACGCCGTGCTTGCCTTCATGGAGCGCATGCACGCCGAGTCGGTGGAGACCTTCCGTCGGCTCACGCCCGAGCTGCTCGCAACCAAGACCAGCACTGCCGACGGCACGCCCATTGCCACCTGGAAGTGGCTGCGCGCGGCCGTGGAGCACGAGTGTCATCACCGCGGGCAGGTCTACATGTATCTGGGGATGCTCGGCGTCCAGACGCCGCCGATCTTCGGACTGACGTCGGAAGAGATGCGCTCACTGAGCGTGCCGCCTCGGTGA
- the nuoI gene encoding NADH-quinone oxidoreductase subunit NuoI, which translates to MSFLRGLAGIAKGMSVTLREMFAPTVVENYPDGPGPLKGAQFQPRFRGLHVLQRDENGLEKCVACFLCAAACPSNCIYIEAAENTATHRISGAERYARVYNIDYNRCIFCGYCVEACPTDAITHGHGFELATFNASNLVYRKEQLLAPIPPAPPAALDVHHGPLPPAEVGHATR; encoded by the coding sequence ATGAGTTTCCTTCGCGGACTCGCCGGGATCGCCAAGGGCATGAGCGTGACCCTGCGCGAGATGTTTGCGCCCACCGTGGTGGAAAACTATCCCGACGGGCCGGGCCCGCTCAAGGGCGCCCAGTTCCAGCCGCGTTTTCGCGGGCTGCACGTGTTGCAGCGCGACGAGAACGGTCTGGAAAAGTGCGTTGCGTGCTTCCTCTGCGCTGCCGCGTGTCCCTCCAACTGCATTTACATCGAGGCGGCCGAGAACACGGCCACGCACCGCATCTCGGGCGCCGAACGCTACGCCCGCGTCTACAACATCGACTACAACCGCTGCATCTTCTGCGGATACTGCGTCGAGGCCTGCCCCACCGACGCCATCACCCACGGACACGGCTTCGAGCTTGCCACCTTCAACGCCAGCAACCTGGTATACCGCAAAGAGCAGCTCCTCGCGCCCATTCCGCCCGCCCCGCCAGCCGCGCTCGACGTCCACCATGGGCCGCTGCCGCCCGCCGAAGTCGGCCACGCAACGCGCTAA
- a CDS encoding type II toxin-antitoxin system VapC family toxin, giving the protein MTDFALDASVVMAWCFQDEAGPYADALLERLPASAGSTAVVPAIWPFEVANALMIAMRRGRISRSEIDAFVGLLATLQIEVEPPAPSRIFSAVLSLASECELSVYDASYVETALRRGIALATLDRKLLAAAKKLDIARA; this is encoded by the coding sequence TTGACCGACTTCGCGCTCGACGCCTCCGTTGTCATGGCCTGGTGTTTCCAGGATGAAGCCGGACCGTATGCCGACGCTCTGCTGGAGCGGCTCCCCGCTTCCGCCGGTTCAACCGCCGTCGTGCCGGCGATATGGCCGTTCGAGGTCGCCAATGCACTGATGATCGCCATGCGGCGGGGCCGAATTTCGCGCAGCGAAATTGATGCATTCGTCGGCCTTCTGGCGACCCTGCAGATCGAAGTCGAACCGCCCGCTCCTTCCCGGATCTTCAGCGCCGTATTGTCCCTGGCCTCCGAGTGCGAGCTGTCCGTGTACGACGCCAGCTATGTCGAGACCGCGTTGCGCCGCGGGATTGCGCTGGCGACACTGGATCGAAAGCTGCTCGCTGCGGCCAAGAAGCTCGATATCGCGCGAGCCTGA
- a CDS encoding TonB-dependent receptor translates to MQRILLKVSAVFLLLLGAAPCDATVFGTVRVIVHDPQHRPVQGAAVRVKAAASSWTQTEATNDEGIAEFSTVPAGDYQVSVAAKSFAAESQPVTAISGRLQESHFQLRPATVEHNITVTAETTAVNPTSSTPQQSADRTEIARTPGAERANSLSFITDFTPGAVVVHDQLHVRGGHQVTWALDGVALPNTNIGSNVGPQFDPKDVEYMEQQRGAYSAEFGDRTYGVFNIVPRSGFERNRLAELTMSYGSFHLTDDQLSFGDHSERSAYYLSLAGNRSDYGLETPTDEQLHDQAAGGSVFASAQSNLSARDQLRLAAGFRGDYYQIPNGPAGQAAGVRDRQREQDGFAVFTWARTLDARTLFTLSPFVHFNRAAFEGSPADVPIANDNRASTYAGGQAALSGTRRQHSFRAGIYAFAQHDEHRFSVLANDGSGGALSQRIRPNGALEAVFLDDQYRARPWLTLNAGVRLSHFAGGVNENSADPRLGAAITLPRIGWVLRAAYSRFYQPPPLDTVSGPLLSLAAQQGFGFLPLKGERDEQHNFGVTVPLRGWAADVDYFRAGARNFFDHDVLENSAIFFPLTIDHVRVRGVEVAARSPRLLGRMRARLAYSRQAVEGSGGVTGGLTDFSPPDRGLFFLDHDQRHTLTSALTSDLPWRSWASANVSYGSGFLEGDGPGHLPGHYTLDLSVGKSVGEEWSVAVTATNVTNQRFQIDSSNTFGGSHFHEPRQVYVRLRYRFRY, encoded by the coding sequence ATGCAGCGGATCCTACTTAAAGTCAGCGCCGTGTTTTTGCTGTTGTTGGGCGCCGCGCCGTGCGACGCGACAGTGTTTGGGACGGTGCGCGTAATCGTGCACGACCCCCAGCACCGCCCGGTGCAAGGCGCCGCGGTCAGGGTGAAGGCGGCGGCGTCTTCCTGGACGCAGACCGAGGCGACCAACGACGAGGGCATCGCCGAATTCAGCACCGTTCCGGCGGGCGATTACCAGGTCAGCGTGGCGGCCAAGAGTTTCGCCGCCGAGTCGCAGCCTGTCACCGCGATTTCCGGACGTCTCCAGGAGTCGCACTTTCAGCTTCGCCCTGCCACGGTGGAGCACAACATCACGGTCACGGCGGAAACGACGGCCGTGAATCCCACGTCGTCCACGCCGCAGCAGAGCGCGGACCGCACGGAAATCGCGCGCACGCCTGGCGCCGAACGCGCCAACAGCCTGAGCTTCATCACCGACTTCACACCGGGCGCGGTCGTTGTGCATGACCAGCTGCACGTCCGCGGCGGCCATCAGGTCACCTGGGCGCTGGACGGCGTGGCGCTGCCCAACACCAACATCGGCAGCAACGTGGGCCCGCAGTTCGATCCCAAAGACGTGGAATACATGGAGCAGCAGCGCGGCGCGTATAGCGCGGAATTCGGCGACCGCACCTACGGCGTGTTCAACATCGTGCCGCGCTCCGGGTTTGAGCGCAATCGCCTGGCGGAGCTGACCATGAGTTACGGCTCGTTTCACCTGACCGATGATCAACTCTCGTTCGGGGACCACTCCGAGCGCTCGGCTTACTACCTGAGCCTGGCCGGCAACCGTAGCGACTACGGCCTGGAGACGCCGACAGACGAGCAGCTGCACGACCAGGCAGCCGGCGGCTCGGTGTTCGCCTCGGCGCAGTCCAACCTGAGCGCACGCGACCAGCTGCGACTGGCGGCCGGGTTTCGCGGCGACTACTACCAGATACCGAATGGCCCAGCCGGGCAGGCTGCGGGCGTTCGCGACCGGCAGCGCGAGCAGGACGGCTTCGCGGTGTTTACCTGGGCGCGCACGCTGGACGCGCGCACGTTGTTCACCCTCTCGCCCTTCGTCCACTTCAATCGTGCCGCGTTTGAAGGCAGCCCGGCCGATGTCCCTATCGCCAATGACAATCGCGCCTCAACCTACGCCGGCGGGCAGGCTGCGCTTTCGGGCACGCGGCGACAGCACAGCTTTCGCGCCGGCATTTACGCCTTCGCGCAGCACGACGAGCACCGCTTTTCGGTGCTGGCCAACGATGGCAGCGGCGGCGCGCTCAGCCAGCGCATCCGCCCGAACGGCGCGCTGGAGGCGGTGTTTCTCGACGACCAGTACCGTGCGCGGCCGTGGCTCACGCTGAACGCGGGCGTGCGCCTGTCGCACTTTGCCGGCGGCGTCAACGAGAATTCCGCCGACCCGCGCCTGGGAGCGGCCATCACGCTGCCGCGCATCGGATGGGTGCTGCGCGCCGCCTACAGCCGCTTCTATCAGCCCCCGCCACTGGACACGGTTTCCGGCCCGCTGCTCTCGCTCGCCGCCCAGCAAGGGTTCGGGTTTCTGCCGCTGAAGGGCGAGCGCGACGAGCAGCACAATTTCGGCGTAACCGTGCCGCTGCGCGGATGGGCCGCCGACGTGGACTACTTCCGCGCCGGCGCGCGCAATTTCTTCGATCATGACGTGCTGGAGAATTCCGCCATTTTTTTTCCGCTGACCATTGATCACGTGCGTGTGCGCGGCGTGGAGGTGGCGGCGCGCTCGCCGCGCCTGCTCGGCAGGATGAGGGCGCGGCTGGCCTACTCGCGCCAGGCGGTTGAGGGCAGCGGCGGCGTGACCGGCGGCCTTACCGACTTTTCTCCGCCAGACAGGGGATTGTTTTTCCTCGACCACGACCAACGACACACGCTGACCAGCGCGCTGACCTCCGACCTGCCGTGGCGAAGCTGGGCGTCGGCCAACGTGAGCTACGGATCCGGCTTCCTGGAGGGTGATGGTCCGGGCCATCTGCCGGGCCACTACACGCTCGACCTCAGCGTGGGCAAATCCGTGGGCGAAGAGTGGTCCGTGGCGGTGACCGCCACCAACGTCACCAATCAGCGCTTCCAGATTGACTCCAGCAACACGTTCGGCGGATCGCACTTCCACGAACCGCGCCAGGTGTACGTGCGGCTGCGCTACCGGTTTCGCTACTGA
- a CDS encoding prepilin-type N-terminal cleavage/methylation domain-containing protein produces MNKLVHSRSRVRKAAGFSMVELLFVIAIIMVVTGIALVQVSGTLQRAKADTALQIVLGQMRVAHERAIDERRIYRLSFVSPRTIQLDRMELDAGGAYTAVAQGSIDIPAETQFTVVSGIPTAATPDSMGVGNRAIDFSIDYGGAGTQVFFQPDGRALDSANRLNNGVVYMARPGDLLSSRAVSLFGATGRVKGWFLVMNGNSPEWRQ; encoded by the coding sequence ATGAATAAGCTCGTTCACTCGCGCTCCCGGGTTCGGAAAGCCGCCGGCTTTTCGATGGTCGAGCTGTTGTTCGTGATTGCCATCATTATGGTGGTCACGGGCATCGCTCTGGTTCAGGTTTCGGGCACGCTCCAGCGGGCAAAGGCGGACACAGCCCTCCAGATCGTGCTCGGACAGATGCGCGTGGCGCATGAGCGCGCCATTGACGAGCGGCGCATCTACCGCCTGAGCTTCGTCAGCCCGCGGACCATTCAGCTGGATCGCATGGAGCTCGACGCCGGCGGCGCCTACACGGCGGTTGCGCAGGGATCCATCGACATTCCCGCGGAAACACAATTCACCGTGGTCAGCGGAATTCCGACGGCGGCGACGCCCGATAGCATGGGCGTCGGCAACCGGGCCATTGACTTCTCGATTGACTACGGCGGCGCCGGAACGCAGGTGTTCTTCCAGCCTGACGGCCGCGCGCTGGATTCGGCCAATCGCCTGAATAACGGCGTGGTGTACATGGCCCGGCCGGGGGACCTGCTTTCCAGCCGGGCCGTTTCGCTCTTTGGCGCCACCGGCCGCGTGAAGGGCTGGTTCCTGGTGATGAACGGTAATAGTCCGGAGTGGCGACAGTGA
- a CDS encoding prepilin-type N-terminal cleavage/methylation domain-containing protein — protein sequence MSKPSTTIGRQRGLTLLELLVSIAISMIVLAAAFRVVSFSMQSSTLVMQRGEMQSELRSAANQIVRDLQQAGTGMPTGGIPLPSQASGGTNPVFGCDSTTCYLTTNNKFTQGVFYKVTPGHDAGPTTLETTDAIVLAFKDPTLNWTAYTTTALTDAGDQLTMPASTTPAVNDVAVGITVGDVLLLTNSLGSALGVVTGVNGSTRVISFANLDPLNINQSGAPVGNIKSLRYNPIPGSGPHYPAVTVSRITMITYFLQSVSTTNGPDVRLMRQVGAHKPVPVAEHIDDLQFTYDVFDDTTSTLTANLPDAATGSPATPKPNQIRKINMTITARALRPNNKGLFDRIAYSTSVGPRNLAYHDRYN from the coding sequence ATGAGCAAACCTTCGACCACAATCGGGCGGCAGCGCGGTCTCACGCTGCTTGAGCTTCTAGTGTCGATCGCGATATCGATGATCGTGCTGGCGGCGGCCTTTCGAGTGGTCAGCTTCAGCATGCAGAGCAGCACGCTGGTGATGCAGCGCGGTGAAATGCAGTCGGAGCTGCGAAGCGCCGCCAATCAGATTGTCCGCGACCTCCAGCAGGCCGGCACCGGCATGCCGACCGGCGGAATTCCCCTGCCCAGCCAGGCCAGCGGCGGAACGAACCCGGTGTTCGGATGCGACAGCACCACCTGCTACCTGACGACCAACAACAAGTTCACTCAGGGAGTCTTTTACAAGGTGACGCCCGGCCACGATGCCGGACCAACTACGCTGGAAACGACGGACGCGATTGTTCTGGCGTTCAAAGACCCAACGCTGAACTGGACGGCCTATACCACGACCGCCCTGACCGACGCGGGGGACCAGCTCACCATGCCGGCCTCCACCACGCCGGCAGTGAATGACGTGGCCGTTGGCATCACCGTGGGCGACGTCTTGCTGCTCACCAACTCGCTGGGCTCCGCCCTGGGTGTGGTGACGGGAGTCAACGGCTCTACGCGCGTGATCAGCTTCGCCAACCTCGATCCTTTGAACATCAATCAGTCGGGCGCGCCGGTGGGAAACATCAAGTCGCTGCGTTACAACCCGATTCCGGGATCCGGCCCGCACTATCCGGCGGTGACGGTGTCGCGCATTACCATGATTACTTACTTCCTGCAGAGCGTCAGCACCACGAACGGTCCCGACGTGCGCCTGATGCGCCAGGTAGGAGCGCACAAGCCAGTGCCGGTGGCCGAACACATTGACGATTTGCAGTTTACCTACGACGTGTTTGACGACACGACCAGCACTCTTACCGCGAATCTCCCCGATGCTGCTACCGGCTCCCCCGCAACTCCAAAACCCAACCAGATCCGCAAGATCAACATGACGATCACGGCCCGTGCGTTGCGTCCCAACAACAAGGGGCTCTTCGACCGGATCGCGTATTCCACGTCGGTGGGTCCGCGGAACCTGGCTTATCACGATCGTTACAACTGA